In Osmia bicornis bicornis chromosome 10, iOsmBic2.1, whole genome shotgun sequence, one genomic interval encodes:
- the LOC123988230 gene encoding uncharacterized protein LOC123988230 has protein sequence MSLSEVALAVYGAYLFFNFRKKKQKATKRLCRRSFLEEGYRYGHDLLKEINLDDSSGFRNFVRMSKSDFEILLQKIGPLIGKKDTNFRAAIPTSIRLVVTLRYLATGDSFTSLIYTFKISKQLISKIVPEVCEALISTLKNFVKIPATEEEWEEISHGFNARWNFPHCIGAMDGKHVEIVAPENSGSLFYNYKRTFSVVLLVVIDSNYNIIYADVGCQGRISDGGVFHHAILSKKLEKKELALPRAVPLMGRTKPTPFVLVADDAFPLSTNLMKAFPGHHDKCSPERIYNYRLCRARRIVENVFGILSSKFRVFLKPIALSPKKVEIVTLTCIYLHNFLRRNSIARNYYSPPGTFDRDNLENDTILAGSWRAEMENRNNFIDLQHIARRAHNQAHEIRKEFMQYFMTPIGSVPWQNNYV, from the exons ATGTCTCTGAGCGAGGTTGCTCTCGCGGTTTATGGGGCATatctgttttttaattttcggaaaaagaaacagaaagcTACTAAGCGATTGTGTAGGCGTAGCTTTTTAGAAGAAGGATATAGATATGGACATGATCTCcttaaagaaataaatctaGACGATAGCTCAGgttttagaaattttgtaCGGATGTCCAAAAgtgattttgaaattctattacaAAAAATTGGTCCATTAATCGGAAAAAAAGATACCAACTTCCGTGCAGCAATTCCTACTTCTATAAGATTAGTCGTAACACTGAGATATTTAGCTACAGGGGATTCATTTACTAGTTTAATATATACGTTCAAAATATCCaaacaattaatttcaaaaatcgTACCTGAAGTATGTGAAGCTCTTATTTCTACTTTAAAGAATTTCGTTAAG ATTCCTGCGACAGAAGAAGAATGGGAAGAAATATCGCATGGATTCAACGCCAGATGGAATTTTCCACATTGTATAGGGGCAATGGATGGAAAGCATGTGGAAATTGTGGCACCCGAAAATAGCGGcagtttgttttataattacaaaaggACCTTTAGCGTTGTACTTCTTGTAGTAATAGACTCAAACTATAATATCATTTATGCAGATGTTGGTTGTCAAGGGCGTATTTCTGACGGTGGAGTTTTTCATCACGCGATATTAAgcaaaaaattagaaaaaaaagaactcgCTTTACCACGTGCAGTACCTTTAATGGGAAGAACTAAACCTACTCCATTTGTATTAGTGGCAGATGATGCTTTTCCACTATCAACAAATCTAATGAAAGCTTTCCCCGGCCATCATGATAAATGTAGTCCTGAacgaatttataattatagaCTGTGCAGAGCACGTAGAATCGTAGAGAATGTATTTGGCATTCTCTCATCTAAATTTAGAGTCTTTTTAAAACCTATAGCTTTAAGTCCCaaaaaagttgaaattgttacattgacatgtatttatttacataattttttgcGTAGAAACTCTATTgcaagaaattattattcaccACCGGGAACATTTGACAGGgacaatttagaaaatgatacAATTTTAGCAGGGAGTTGGAGGGCAGAAATGGAAAAtcgtaataattttattgacTTACAACATATTGCTAGAAGAGCACATAATCAAGCACatgaaattagaaaagaattcATGCAATATTTCATGACTCCAATAGGTTCAGTTCCATGGCAAAATAATTAtgtgtaa